The genomic stretch TCCATTTCGACATCACCTACTACTACCTGCACTACTACAGATACGCCGACCACTAGGACGGAGTTGGGAAGAAGGATATTGTTGTCGAAAGTACGCATAAAAAAACCTTTTTGATTTAATTAATAATTTTCATATTCGGAATACTACCCTTCGTCAAGACCAGATCCCAATTTACTTTGATTTACAACCTGTCGACGGCAAGCCAAAAAGCTGCAGCTCCGATTGTGATACGAACAACATGACCGATGTGAAAGTTGTACCCCCAGTCAATGGCAAACAGCCCGATTATGCTTAATACATAACCACCGAGAATCAATTTTCTCCAGATATTCATTCTTAACAAATTCATTTTACTCTCACTATAAAAAGGGGTTGCGTATAAAATCACAACCCCTTCCATACGTGACTAATTACTACTTAGTCACTTCTTTTTTGAAGAAGACTTCTTTTTAGAAGTCGCTTTATTGGACTTTTTGTCGTCTTCATCCTTCCCATACGCCATCAATTCATCAACAAGGCTCTTCAGTTTTTCATCAACCAAGCCATTAATGGAATTCTTGGGATACTTGCCGTTTTTACCACGTCTTCCAGCGTTTACGCCTGTCAGAATTTTGATTCCTTCATCAATGGTCTTGACCGCCCAAATGTGGAACTTTCCATCTTTGACAGCGTCGATCACCTCATCGCGAAGCATCAAATCCTTCACGTTCGGATGTGGAATCATCACGCCCTGCTTGCCTGTCAGACCAGCATTCTTACAACAAAGGAAGAACCCTTCGATTTTCTCATTTACGCCACCGATGGGCTGAACCTCTCCATTCTGATTCACAGACCCTGTCACGGCGACATCCTGACGCAACGGCTTCCCTGAAAGGCTGGACAGGAGCGCATACAGCTCGGTCGAAGATGCGGAATCACCATCGATACCACCATACGACTGTTCGAAGGCGATACTTGCGGCCAATGAAAGCGGCTTATCCTGGGCAAAACGACTCCTGAGATACCCGGAAAGGATCAGCATCCCCTTATTATGCGTTGGCCCGGACATATCCGCTTCACGCTCAATATTAATAATACCTTCCTTGCCGAGAGCTGTAACAGCCGTAATCCGAGCGGGTTTTCCAAAGGCGTAGTCACCCATTGAATAGACAGCCAGACCGTTGACCTGTCCTACAGCCTCGCCGTCCGTATCCACAAACAGACTGCCACGGTCAATCATCTCCTGAATACGCTCTTCGATCTGATTGGAGCGGTACACCTTGGCATACACCGCTTCCTTCACATGTTCGGCAGTGATGATTTCACTGTCAGACCGAGAAGCAAAATAATCTGCTTCACTGATCAAGTCACTGAGTCCAGGGAAGGCCGTAGATATTTTCTCCTGTCGTCCAGCCCATCGAACGCCCTCTTCCATGACAGCTGAGATTCCACTGATATCAAAGGGCTTCAGTTCGTACTTGTCCACTTCGCTTTTAATGAATCGAGCAAACTGGTGAACGGAGTCATCATTAATATCCATACTGGATTCATAGTCAGCACGAACCTTGAATATTTTGGGAACATCCTCGTCGTAATGCTTAAGCATCATGTAAAGATATGGACTACCCAGAACAACGACTTTGACGTCCATATCAATAGGCTCAGGCTTTAACCCTGTCGCGCTGATGAAGTAGTAGGGATCATATGTCTCGATTTCGATCTGCTCGGTTTTCAGAGAGCGCTTGAGTGTTTGCCATACGCCCGGCTCAAAAATGGCATCCATCAGATTGATAACCAGATACCCGCCATTGGCTTTTACAAAAGAGCCGGCTTTAATTTTCGAGAAGTCGGTCTGCCACCCACCAGTTCGGTCCTGAACCCGTTCAATACTTCCAAACAAATTACGATACGTCGGGTAGGACTCGACTATGACAGGCGGTCCCTCGGATTCAACATTATCAACCAATAAATTGACTTGATAGGGTCTGAAAACCATTTCAGGAGAAGGACCTCCCATCATCATGCCAGGGAAAGGTCCCTGCTTGGGTGGGCCACCGAGAGCCTTAATGGCATCAAGCTCATCAGCCATATTCTCAAGCACACTATCCAAATACCTTAGAACTTTTTTATCTGGATACTTTTCCCTCAAAGGTTTCAGGAAATCTTCAGCAAGCGATGTGAACATGAGCCTGTCGATCTCATCATGTTTTTTAACCACCTCTTTCTGTAGATTTTTGAGTTCATTGACTATGTTGTCGATCTCTTCTTTAAGCTCAAGCCGCTTCGCCTTAAGTCGCTCATATTCATCTTTGGGGAATCTACCTTTCTCAACCATCTCCTCCAATTCAATCAACCGCTTTGGCTCACCATCAACCAAAGGAACCACATCCGGGCGCTGAATGGGCCCCATTTGCATTCGGACTACTACCAGCCCGGTATCCTTCACCTGATCTTCAATGGCTTGATAAAATGCCATGATCTTTTTCTCATGAGCTTCGGCAATCTGATTTTTGCGAGCGATATAGTCTTCACTTTCAAACAGCTGTGGAACTTCCCGTTTCACATTGTCTAAAAAGTCCTGCATGTCCTTTTTGAACTTGCTGCCTTCCCCAGACTTGAAACGCAATAAAATGGGTGCTTCCGGGTGTTTGAAATTATTAACATAACACAGGTCACAAGGCGTTTTAGCCTTGTCAGCCATCTCACCCAGCATTTTTTTGACTGTATCCAGACGCGCCGTGCCAGGTTGCCCTGTCACAAAAATATTATACCCTTTCTTTACCATTCCCATACCAAATCGGAAGGCTTCCACTCCACGCTTCTGCCCTATGATATCGGTAAGGGGTTCAAGGTCATCCGTTGTTTTAATTTTGAGTTGCTTTGAGTTAAGGGTCCATTTCATTTTTTCAACGGGAACTTCATTGGGTGTCTTCTTTGTCGGCATTCGCAGGCTCCCTACTTTTTCTTGATTTGAATCTTTTGACCACTCTGGGTCGGACACTTGGGTAGTCGCACCTCAAGGATTCCGTCGTCGAACTCTGCCACCACTTTATCGGGGCGAATAATGCAAGGTAACTTAACTTCCTTTCTGAATGTCCTTGTTTCTCTTCTGCCCTCACTGACTTCAACGGAATGAGTAGAAATGATTAAATCTCGCTCGTGGACAGTCACGTTCACATCCTCCGGGTTCATATTCCCCATTTCCATATGAACGATGAGCGTTCCACCTTCTTCTCGAAGTTCCAAATCCCCTGTCATGCGACAAACCATGGACGGCAAATCGAAGTCGGTACACAAATCATCAAACAAACGATCCATCTCACGCCGCATCCGGACTATTTCGTCCTGACTCCAGCTTTTCAAATCAGCCATGAACTCCTTTCCTCCTAATGTGAACCGCCCATGTAGAACATGAAGAGCGGTGGCTATTCTATTCCAATTACAAGATTCGTTATCATAAATACGGAATTAACGACAAGAGGCTTGCCGTATAAAACGACAAGCCTCTCGAGACCTCTGCGCATCCCCTTTTCGCGTCCGTGCCTTGCGCTCCGCACCCAATTTGATGTTCTGACCGCACCCCAGCTTGGGCTCATTCCCGGCCTTTTCCTGCCATTTCTGGCCGAAATGCCGGATTTTGGACGCACCTCTCCCTTCAGGCTCGCGCCAGTCGAACAGCTTTTTTCAAATTGAACGCCATGGCGAGGATGTGGAACTCTCCCTCCACCTTCTCACGACCCACGTATCGGGACCGAAAGAATGCGTAGCCACGTTTGAGTGTGCCGAAGGCCCGCTCGACTATTTGCCGAATGCTGCTGATGTCACGGTTGCGGGTCTTTTCGAAGTCTGTCAGCCTGCCGCCACGAGGCGTCTTGTCCATGGTTCCGTCCTCCAAATCGCGATCAAACAGAATGTCCCGGTTCTTCCCGCTGCAATAGCCCTTGTCCGCATAAACCCGTGCGCCGGGATCAAGGCCGACGCCATTCACGAGCCGCTCGAATTCGCCCGTGTCCGAATGGTTCGCGGGAGTGATGTGACCACAGAGCAGAAACCCGTCTCGACTGTCCGTCGCGGCATGGAGCTTGTAGCCGTAATAGGCCCGATTTCTCTTGCGGAGCCAGGCCGCCTCCTCGTCATCCGAATAGCTGACCCGGCAGTCCACCGGCCCATCCTGTTCTTCGGCGTCCTCGGAACGGTCCTCAGGCATCACGTCGATAACCTTGCGCGGCCGCCGCTGCGACTCGACTACCGAGGCGTCCACCACGGCTCCCTCACGGACAAGAAGCCCTTGTCCTTCAAGCTGGCGGTTAAGCATGTCGAGCAAGGAGTCCAGCACCTTCAGGCGGATCAAACCGTTACGGAAACGGCATATGGTGGTCTCGTCCGGCACGTCGTCCTCGATGGAAAAACCGGTAAATCTGACAAAGGAGAGCCGGTCGAGCAGCGCCTGCTCCACGCCCGGATCACTCAGGTTGTACCAACGCTGCAAGAGCAGAATCTTGAACATCGCCAGAGGCGGATAGGCGGGATTGCCCACGGCGTTGGCCTTGCGCCTGATCTTCTTGCACAGAAAGGCGTTGATGGGCTGCCAGTCGATGAGTTCGTTGATCTCATCCAGAAATGTGGTCTTGGTTCTGCGGTGCCCCAGGAAGTAATCACCCAACCGAGGTCCTTTCTGCCGAATAGCCATGCCTTCCTCCTTTGGATGGAGAAATAATAGCATAATAAATCAAATAGTTAAAGAGTAAAAGTGTGGGATTTGCCGTGCAGAGGTCTCTCTATATATTCCTTACCATCTTCGGCCCCAACCAGGCGGGAACTTTCCGAACACCAGATGGTTTCATCATCCTTGCGTTTGGCAAGAAATTCAAAATTGGCGACAAAGCCGTCACGACGAAGAGTTTCCAGGTACGTCTGCTGGTCATGGATATTGGGCATGATCCGTTGCCGCATCCCTTCCACGTTGATCACTTCCTCAACGGAATCATAGCCAAGAATCTGAACCATGGCGGGGTTCACTTCCAGGAACGTCCCTTCCACGGAAGCGCGGAAGAGTCCTTCCACAGATCGCTCGAACATGGCCCGATATTTCAACTCGCTGAGACTGACCGTCGCATCCTGTTTCTTGCGCTCTTCTATCTCCTGCTCCAGACGCTGCTTTTGCGCATTCATCTGAAGAAAGACCTTCACCTTGCTCTTGAGCATCTCCACATCGACAGGCCGAAAAAGATAATCCACGGCTCCGGTTTGATACCCCTGCCGCACATTCTCTTCATCCTGAAAAATGGCCGTAATGAATATTATCGGAACATGCTTCCCGCGCTCAAGAAGCTTGATGCGGTTGGCGGTCTCATAGCCGTTCATTTCCGGCATCTGTATATCGAGCAGGATCAATGCAAAATCATGTTCCGCGACAAGCTCAATGGCCTGCTGACCGGACTCTGCCGAAACAATCTCACACCCCTCCCGCAGCAACATGTGCTCCAGGAGGGCAAGATTTGTCTGTGAATCATCAACTATGAGGACTTTCTGCATAGCTTGGCTCATGAAAGGTACTCTAAAGGATTTATACGTCCGCTACCGTTATTTTTCGTAACCGCACGGAACCATCGTCATTTGGTGTGGCTCCGAGCACGAAATCGAACCGATCAAGATCCATGCAGAGCTCAAAATCTTTTTCCGGGGCGTAGGTTTTCTCAGGATCAAAAAACTTTTCCGCACTATCAACCCCGGCAAGAAATGTCTTCAGTGTTTCAAATGAGTTTGGATACTCATCGAGTTCATTCTTGATATACATGCCGCACATCATGTCTTCCTGAGCGCGCATGACACCGCCGGTCCCCATGGCAACCACTGTCACCAGTTCCGGATTCTTAGCGCGAATGTAGCGGACGATCGCATCGGCATTGACGAATGAACCGGTAATGATTTCATCAGCATGCACGGCATTGACCAGCCCCTGTGTACCGGCGCTGGTCGTGTGAACCAACGTTTTACCGGTAAAATCAACGGATTCAATTTCTGTGGGAGAATTGCCATAGTCAAATCCCTCGATCTTGATGCAATCACGTTCGCCGACCAGCACCCCGTTGTGTTCTTTGGCAAGGGAGCGAGCCAGCTCCACATCACCCACGGCGTAATAATCCTCCGCCCCGTTTTCCACAGCGTAGCACGCCACGGAAAAGGCCCGGAACACGTCGATCACCACAACCAGCCCACGGGCTTTTTGTGCACCACTCAAACACTCGACTATATTGACAACCATACTACTCACTCGCTGATAATCATTATTCTTACATACCTGTCATGGTACTGCCAAGAGATCAAGGTTTTGCATCATTTTTTAACAACATCAATACAAAGAATACATTCAGCAGGTAAAAGCAAGGGGCAAAAGAGACTCCCATCCCTCCAGCCCATTGACAAAGCGACACTTTTTTTACAACGTGATATCCATGAATAGAAAACGCGTTCTCGTCACCGGCGGCTCCGGCTTTCTCGGCTCGCACCTTTGCGAACAGCTTCTCTCCAAAGGGCGGGAAGTCATCTGTGTGGATAATTTTTTCACCGGGCGCAAGGAGAGCATCCTGCACCTCATGGATAATCCATATTTCGAGATTCTACGCCACGACGTAACGTTTCCTCTCTATGTCGAAGTGGATGAAATCTACAACCTTGCCTGCCCGGCATCCCCGATCCACTATCAGCATGACCCGGTGCAGACCACCAAGACCAGCGTACACGGCGCCATCAACATGCTGGGACTGGCGAAACGCATCAAGGCAAAGATATTTCAGGCTTCCACAAGCGAAGTATACGGAGACCCCGAGGTACATCCGCAAACAGAAAGCTATTGGGGTAATGTGAACCCCATCGGCCTGCGCTCCTGCTACGACGAAGGCAAGCGCTGTGCTGAAACGCTCTTTTTCGATTACAATCGACAGCACAACCTGCGAATCAAGGTCGGGCGCATTTTCAACACCTACGGCCCACGCATGGCCATGGACGACGGGCGCGTGGTGTCCAACTTCGTGGTTCAGGCCCTTCGCGGCGAGGATATCACGGTCTATGGCAAGGGAGAGCAGACGCGCAGCTTTTGTTATGTAGATGATCTGGTAACAGGAATTATCCGCTTCATGGAAGACACGCCG from Pseudodesulfovibrio profundus encodes the following:
- a CDS encoding response regulator, which produces MQKVLIVDDSQTNLALLEHMLLREGCEIVSAESGQQAIELVAEHDFALILLDIQMPEMNGYETANRIKLLERGKHVPIIFITAIFQDEENVRQGYQTGAVDYLFRPVDVEMLKSKVKVFLQMNAQKQRLEQEIEERKKQDATVSLSELKYRAMFERSVEGLFRASVEGTFLEVNPAMVQILGYDSVEEVINVEGMRQRIMPNIHDQQTYLETLRRDGFVANFEFLAKRKDDETIWCSESSRLVGAEDGKEYIERPLHGKSHTFTL
- a CDS encoding Lon protease family protein; this translates as MPTKKTPNEVPVEKMKWTLNSKQLKIKTTDDLEPLTDIIGQKRGVEAFRFGMGMVKKGYNIFVTGQPGTARLDTVKKMLGEMADKAKTPCDLCYVNNFKHPEAPILLRFKSGEGSKFKKDMQDFLDNVKREVPQLFESEDYIARKNQIAEAHEKKIMAFYQAIEDQVKDTGLVVVRMQMGPIQRPDVVPLVDGEPKRLIELEEMVEKGRFPKDEYERLKAKRLELKEEIDNIVNELKNLQKEVVKKHDEIDRLMFTSLAEDFLKPLREKYPDKKVLRYLDSVLENMADELDAIKALGGPPKQGPFPGMMMGGPSPEMVFRPYQVNLLVDNVESEGPPVIVESYPTYRNLFGSIERVQDRTGGWQTDFSKIKAGSFVKANGGYLVINLMDAIFEPGVWQTLKRSLKTEQIEIETYDPYYFISATGLKPEPIDMDVKVVVLGSPYLYMMLKHYDEDVPKIFKVRADYESSMDINDDSVHQFARFIKSEVDKYELKPFDISGISAVMEEGVRWAGRQEKISTAFPGLSDLISEADYFASRSDSEIITAEHVKEAVYAKVYRSNQIEERIQEMIDRGSLFVDTDGEAVGQVNGLAVYSMGDYAFGKPARITAVTALGKEGIINIEREADMSGPTHNKGMLILSGYLRSRFAQDKPLSLAASIAFEQSYGGIDGDSASSTELYALLSSLSGKPLRQDVAVTGSVNQNGEVQPIGGVNEKIEGFFLCCKNAGLTGKQGVMIPHPNVKDLMLRDEVIDAVKDGKFHIWAVKTIDEGIKILTGVNAGRRGKNGKYPKNSINGLVDEKLKSLVDELMAYGKDEDDKKSNKATSKKKSSSKKK
- a CDS encoding UDP-glucuronic acid decarboxylase family protein — protein: MNRKRVLVTGGSGFLGSHLCEQLLSKGREVICVDNFFTGRKESILHLMDNPYFEILRHDVTFPLYVEVDEIYNLACPASPIHYQHDPVQTTKTSVHGAINMLGLAKRIKAKIFQASTSEVYGDPEVHPQTESYWGNVNPIGLRSCYDEGKRCAETLFFDYNRQHNLRIKVGRIFNTYGPRMAMDDGRVVSNFVVQALRGEDITVYGKGEQTRSFCYVDDLVTGIIRFMEDTPDEFTGPMNLGNPGEFTILELAENVIDLVGSKSKIVFKDLPSDDPMQRKPDISLAKKAMGWEPTVPLRQGLEKTIEYFDGYLKSIEDE
- a CDS encoding IS5 family transposase, with the protein product MLLFLHPKEEGMAIRQKGPRLGDYFLGHRRTKTTFLDEINELIDWQPINAFLCKKIRRKANAVGNPAYPPLAMFKILLLQRWYNLSDPGVEQALLDRLSFVRFTGFSIEDDVPDETTICRFRNGLIRLKVLDSLLDMLNRQLEGQGLLVREGAVVDASVVESQRRPRKVIDVMPEDRSEDAEEQDGPVDCRVSYSDDEEAAWLRKRNRAYYGYKLHAATDSRDGFLLCGHITPANHSDTGEFERLVNGVGLDPGARVYADKGYCSGKNRDILFDRDLEDGTMDKTPRGGRLTDFEKTRNRDISSIRQIVERAFGTLKRGYAFFRSRYVGREKVEGEFHILAMAFNLKKAVRLARA
- a CDS encoding Hsp20/alpha crystallin family protein — translated: MADLKSWSQDEIVRMRREMDRLFDDLCTDFDLPSMVCRMTGDLELREEGGTLIVHMEMGNMNPEDVNVTVHERDLIISTHSVEVSEGRRETRTFRKEVKLPCIIRPDKVVAEFDDGILEVRLPKCPTQSGQKIQIKKK
- a CDS encoding 2-phosphosulfolactate phosphatase — its product is MVVNIVECLSGAQKARGLVVVIDVFRAFSVACYAVENGAEDYYAVGDVELARSLAKEHNGVLVGERDCIKIEGFDYGNSPTEIESVDFTGKTLVHTTSAGTQGLVNAVHADEIITGSFVNADAIVRYIRAKNPELVTVVAMGTGGVMRAQEDMMCGMYIKNELDEYPNSFETLKTFLAGVDSAEKFFDPEKTYAPEKDFELCMDLDRFDFVLGATPNDDGSVRLRKITVADV